One genomic segment of Nodularia sp. LEGE 06071 includes these proteins:
- a CDS encoding MotA/TolQ/ExbB proton channel family protein, whose product MDILDLFEKGGPAMWPLLVLSVLSISVIFERLWFWLRIMTQEKEIVDRVLNAAQDSWEVAADIAKNATHQPVGRFLYAPLSYPKRDPETFRLALESTAEDELAGMRRGEKLLEAIIALSPLLGLLGTVLGLIQSLRSIRIGDLGTESTAGVTTGIGESLISTATGLIVAIISLVFYRLFQSFVVDQVKIFRKAGNEMELLYRQSPPDYDKIASVITEESTREIAHPPRKRDKKPFPKPPEPPNNTPDSLDPLDPET is encoded by the coding sequence GTGGATATTTTAGATTTGTTTGAAAAGGGCGGCCCAGCCATGTGGCCCCTGCTTGTTTTGTCAGTTCTGTCTATCAGTGTGATTTTCGAGCGTCTGTGGTTCTGGTTGCGAATCATGACTCAAGAAAAGGAAATAGTGGATCGTGTCCTCAACGCCGCCCAGGATAGTTGGGAAGTAGCTGCCGATATTGCCAAAAATGCCACCCATCAGCCTGTGGGAAGGTTTCTCTATGCCCCCTTAAGCTATCCGAAACGTGATCCGGAAACCTTCCGACTAGCATTAGAGTCCACCGCCGAAGATGAATTAGCGGGAATGCGCCGGGGTGAAAAACTTTTAGAAGCCATCATCGCCCTCTCACCTCTGTTGGGATTGCTGGGTACGGTTTTGGGTTTGATCCAGTCTTTGCGTTCAATTCGCATTGGCGATTTGGGTACTGAGTCTACAGCTGGTGTGACTACTGGTATTGGTGAATCTTTAATCAGTACAGCTACTGGATTGATAGTTGCGATTATCAGTCTAGTGTTCTATCGCCTATTTCAAAGTTTTGTAGTTGACCAAGTGAAAATTTTTCGCAAGGCGGGAAATGAGATGGAATTGTTATATCGTCAGTCTCCGCCTGACTATGACAAAATTGCCTCCGTAATCACGGAGGAATCTACACGAGAAATTGCTCATCCTCCCCGCAAGCGAGATAAAAAACCGTTTCCTAAACCTCCTGAACCCCCGAATAATACACCTGATTCCTTAGATCCTCTAGATCCTGAGACTTAG
- a CDS encoding glycoside hydrolase family 15 protein, producing the protein MKTVTELPARLEHYYQQIKTIILARQNPITGLLPASTAITAHGDYTDAWVRDNVYSILGVWGLALAYRKIDEDKGRTYELEHSVTKLMRGLLFAMLRQSHKVEQFKHTQSPLDGLHAKYNTATADIVVGDDEWGHLQLDATSIFLLMLAQMTASGLQIIYTIDEVNFVQNLVYYIGRAYRTPDFGIWERGNKINHGSAELNASSVGMAKAALEAINGLDLFGVRGSQASVIHVLPDEIARARITLESLLPRESASKEIDAALLSIISYPAFAIEDVQLRDSPTETLRDRTFNDIVHKLQGKYGCKRFLRDGHQTVLEDGQRLHYEPAELKQFEHIECEWPLFFTYLFLDGLFRGNSQQVKEYQELLQSLLIERDGIGLLPELYYVPAENVEAERLKPQSQTRLPNENIPLVWAQSLYFLGQLLNEGLIAVGDIDPLGRHLCGRKNREALVQIALIAEDEDLQAKLEVHGIETQTPKQVEPIQVRKAGELSAIYTQIGRNNKLGLTGRPVRRLRSLTTSRFFRIHGETIVFLPSFLDSQQFYLTLDYHFLLDQIRSELAYIQDYWIDLGRPTLTLMLTHTMLEIGSEALLELMQELKDGVCNGVQVKLGRLNQLMLTSKMQRIDFLQDADFTQSPMQNAGLRCYYLAYHPGGNWRLGHTQEFQMECETNLKLLLSSLRSSENIYEQIELLQTLIRLQGLTFDTGFGGPQRPVTAADLLDEVYTKAGDLGIWAVVRRAAGLRQMVDIGLSDTVTSILVRGKQIAVGRAYSQSSLISVPMPHKEITEKINHFCREDIRDRVLTQEIIIYLGVLMRSEPELFQGLLTLRVGYLILLITSELAQELGVTQDEAYERLMELSPFEVKMRLHQVLTGYTGTSKLLRQQESLHVKQKETDIAWVVLPTNEKEESTVPPGGWRRFRQAEGALNRVPKDFFQQVWLLMKHCKGIVIGDKLERRNRLDSELILSEMTPGEKNFALRIEHLLNKIEAPEYRKVNIEALMELATIVANNPSLQIEEYIVLDVLIGHAVRLAWLEQHPERGDRYDEDKASAWNSFYNTSPQDCVNCILKAFRFLTEFMEDI; encoded by the coding sequence ATGAAAACAGTCACCGAATTGCCAGCTCGATTGGAACATTACTACCAGCAAATCAAGACGATTATCCTAGCGCGTCAGAATCCAATTACTGGTTTGCTTCCTGCGAGTACAGCAATAACCGCCCACGGTGATTATACAGATGCTTGGGTACGAGATAACGTTTACAGCATTTTGGGAGTTTGGGGTTTAGCACTTGCATATCGCAAGATTGACGAAGATAAGGGACGCACCTATGAACTAGAGCATAGTGTCACCAAGCTGATGCGGGGGCTGCTATTTGCGATGTTGCGTCAATCCCATAAAGTAGAGCAATTTAAACATACTCAGTCGCCCCTGGATGGTTTACACGCCAAATACAACACCGCTACTGCCGATATCGTGGTTGGTGATGACGAATGGGGACATTTGCAACTTGATGCTACATCTATATTTTTACTGATGCTGGCACAAATGACCGCTTCGGGATTGCAAATTATTTACACCATTGATGAAGTAAATTTTGTGCAAAACTTGGTTTACTACATTGGACGCGCTTACCGCACACCAGATTTTGGCATTTGGGAACGAGGTAATAAAATTAATCATGGTAGTGCTGAATTAAATGCTAGTTCAGTGGGTATGGCTAAAGCAGCGTTAGAAGCTATCAATGGACTAGATTTGTTTGGTGTGCGTGGTAGTCAAGCCTCAGTAATTCACGTTCTACCAGATGAAATCGCCCGCGCCCGAATTACTTTGGAATCTTTGTTACCGAGAGAATCGGCTTCTAAAGAAATTGATGCCGCACTGTTAAGTATTATTAGTTATCCAGCCTTTGCGATCGAAGATGTGCAACTACGCGATTCTCCTACGGAGACGCTTCGCGATCGCACATTTAATGATATTGTTCATAAACTCCAAGGAAAATACGGCTGCAAACGCTTTTTGCGTGATGGACACCAAACGGTTTTGGAAGATGGTCAGCGCTTACATTACGAACCTGCGGAACTGAAGCAATTCGAGCATATTGAATGTGAATGGCCTTTATTTTTCACTTATTTATTTTTAGATGGGTTATTTCGCGGTAACAGCCAGCAAGTTAAAGAGTACCAAGAACTTTTGCAGTCATTACTCATTGAACGTGATGGTATAGGTTTATTACCAGAACTTTATTATGTACCAGCCGAAAACGTAGAAGCTGAAAGGTTAAAGCCCCAAAGTCAAACTCGGTTACCTAACGAAAATATCCCCTTAGTCTGGGCGCAAAGTTTATATTTTCTCGGTCAGCTATTAAATGAAGGCTTAATAGCAGTTGGGGATATTGATCCTCTAGGAAGACATTTGTGTGGGAGAAAAAATCGGGAGGCTTTGGTACAAATTGCCTTGATAGCTGAGGATGAAGATTTACAAGCAAAACTAGAAGTTCATGGAATTGAAACTCAAACACCAAAGCAAGTAGAACCGATTCAAGTCAGAAAAGCTGGCGAACTTTCCGCTATTTATACTCAAATTGGCCGGAATAACAAACTGGGTTTAACTGGTCGTCCAGTGCGGCGTTTGCGGAGTTTGACTACATCTCGATTTTTTCGGATTCACGGTGAGACAATTGTATTTTTACCTTCGTTTTTGGATTCGCAACAGTTTTATTTAACCCTTGATTACCACTTTCTCCTCGATCAAATCAGAAGTGAACTCGCTTACATTCAAGATTATTGGATTGATTTGGGTCGTCCTACCTTGACTTTAATGTTGACCCATACCATGTTAGAAATCGGTTCTGAGGCTTTATTAGAACTGATGCAAGAACTGAAAGATGGAGTGTGTAACGGTGTCCAGGTAAAATTGGGACGACTAAATCAATTGATGCTGACATCGAAGATGCAAAGGATTGATTTTCTTCAAGATGCAGACTTCACCCAATCGCCGATGCAAAATGCCGGGCTTCGTTGCTATTACTTGGCTTATCATCCTGGGGGAAACTGGCGTTTAGGACATACCCAAGAATTCCAGATGGAATGCGAAACCAACTTGAAATTGCTGCTTTCTTCTTTGCGCTCATCAGAAAATATCTATGAACAAATTGAGTTATTACAAACTTTAATTCGTTTGCAGGGGCTAACATTTGATACAGGTTTTGGTGGTCCACAACGTCCCGTAACAGCAGCTGATTTACTCGATGAAGTCTACACCAAAGCCGGGGATTTAGGCATTTGGGCGGTGGTGCGTCGGGCGGCTGGATTAAGACAGATGGTTGATATCGGCTTGTCAGATACAGTCACGAGTATTTTGGTGAGGGGAAAGCAAATTGCTGTGGGTAGAGCTTACAGTCAGTCTTCACTGATTTCTGTACCTATGCCCCACAAGGAAATTACTGAGAAAATTAATCATTTTTGTCGTGAAGATATCCGCGATCGCGTCCTCACACAAGAAATTATCATCTATCTTGGGGTGTTAATGCGATCGGAACCTGAACTGTTTCAAGGTTTGCTAACTCTGAGAGTTGGCTATCTGATCTTATTAATTACCAGTGAATTAGCCCAAGAATTGGGTGTGACTCAAGATGAAGCCTATGAACGCTTGATGGAACTTTCACCTTTTGAAGTAAAAATGCGCTTGCATCAAGTATTAACCGGTTACACAGGCACAAGTAAATTGTTACGCCAGCAGGAATCACTGCACGTTAAGCAAAAAGAAACTGATATTGCTTGGGTAGTTCTACCCACAAATGAAAAAGAAGAAAGCACAGTTCCCCCAGGTGGCTGGCGGAGATTTCGTCAAGCAGAAGGAGCGCTAAACCGCGTACCCAAAGATTTCTTCCAGCAGGTTTGGCTATTAATGAAACATTGTAAAGGAATTGTAATTGGCGATAAACTAGAGCGCCGCAATCGTTTAGATAGTGAATTGATTTTATCCGAAATGACCCCCGGCGAAAAGAACTTTGCCCTGAGAATCGAACATTTACTGAATAAAATTGAAGCTCCCGAATACCGCAAAGTGAATATTGAAGCCTTAATGGAATTAGCGACAATAGTGGCTAATAATCCCAGCTTACAAATTGAAGAGTATATAGTCTTAGATGTATTAATTGGCCATGCAGTGCGGTTAGCATGGTTAGAACAGCATCCCGAAAGAGGCGATCGCTATGATGAAGATAAAGCCTCAGCCTGGAACTCCTTTTATAATACCTCACCTCAAGATTGTGTAAATTGTATTCTGAAAGCCTTTAGATTCTTGACAGAATTTATGGAGGATATCTAA
- the psb29 gene encoding photosystem II biogenesis protein Psp29, translated as MNNVRTVSDTKRAFYSLHTRPINTIYRRVVEELMVEMHLLSVNSGFNYNPIYALGVVTSFDRFMQGYLPERDQESIFQSLCQALEQEPQRYRQDAERLQALAKNIPVNDLIAWLSQSTHLDRDSDLQAQLQAIANNPEFKYSRLFAVGLFTLLEQSDPELVKDEKQRTEAFKTIATGLHLSDEKLSKDLELYSSNLEKMAQAIIVMADMLSADRKKREQRQQQTTTPVAPPTE; from the coding sequence GTGAATAACGTCCGTACTGTTTCAGATACAAAGCGAGCTTTTTACTCTCTTCACACCCGGCCCATTAACACAATTTATCGTCGGGTGGTAGAAGAGTTGATGGTAGAAATGCATCTACTATCGGTCAATAGCGGTTTTAACTACAATCCAATTTATGCCTTGGGTGTCGTCACAAGCTTTGATCGCTTTATGCAAGGCTACCTACCAGAAAGAGATCAGGAATCAATTTTCCAGTCCTTATGTCAGGCTTTAGAGCAAGAACCGCAACGCTACCGACAGGATGCTGAACGGCTACAAGCTTTGGCTAAAAACATCCCAGTCAATGATTTAATTGCATGGTTAAGCCAAAGCACTCATTTAGATCGAGATTCTGACTTGCAAGCACAATTGCAAGCGATCGCTAACAATCCTGAATTTAAATACAGCCGCTTATTTGCAGTTGGTTTATTCACGTTGTTAGAACAGTCCGATCCAGAATTAGTCAAGGATGAAAAGCAACGCACTGAAGCATTTAAAACTATTGCGACTGGTTTACATCTATCTGATGAAAAACTCAGCAAGGATTTGGAACTGTACAGTTCTAACCTAGAAAAGATGGCTCAAGCGATCATAGTTATGGCAGATATGCTCTCGGCTGATCGCAAAAAACGCGAACAGCGTCAACAACAAACAACTACCCCAGTTGCTCCCCCAACTGAATAA
- a CDS encoding HEPN domain-containing protein — protein sequence MNQSILAHRQKIDNLFKKVACFTEPEIQSEWSKYLCILISGFIEESLRVLLEKYCEKKATKNIQKFVTKQIESITNCKTSRITEILGKFSETWQSEFTEKIGDEIKDSIDSVVINRHKIAHGKSVGMSYHSVSNWYKNVKKAVEILEEIIK from the coding sequence ATGAATCAATCTATATTAGCTCATCGTCAGAAAATAGATAATTTATTTAAAAAAGTTGCTTGTTTTACAGAACCAGAGATTCAAAGTGAATGGTCAAAATATCTATGTATCTTGATATCAGGATTCATTGAGGAATCTTTAAGGGTTTTATTAGAAAAATATTGTGAAAAGAAAGCTACAAAAAATATTCAAAAATTTGTGACCAAACAGATAGAATCTATAACAAACTGTAAAACAAGTAGAATTACCGAAATATTAGGCAAATTTAGCGAAACTTGGCAAAGCGAATTCACTGAAAAAATTGGTGATGAAATAAAAGACTCTATAGATAGTGTGGTGATTAATCGTCATAAAATAGCTCATGGTAAAAGTGTCGGTATGAGCTACCATAGTGTATCTAATTGGTATAAGAATGTCAAAAAGGCTGTAGAAATTTTAGAAGAAATAATCAAGTAA
- a CDS encoding ExbD/TolR family protein, producing the protein MKVNLQTPVEEAQIQILPLIDVVFCILTFFLLAALQFTRQQAINIDLPKATTSTVPGVTSQAATQIVTIDAVGNLYVEKQPVQRDQLAQSLRQYLQANPSGILVLNASRTATYNDVITILDLMRQVGGDRVSLGIIPGPSQLPNDSFNPPNFPMSPGAVPAPVPGVNPEMMTPVFPNELAPQVPVAPETTPTP; encoded by the coding sequence ATGAAAGTTAATCTGCAAACTCCAGTTGAAGAAGCACAAATTCAAATCCTTCCCTTAATTGATGTCGTTTTTTGTATCCTGACCTTCTTTCTGTTGGCAGCTTTGCAATTTACTCGACAACAGGCAATTAATATTGATTTGCCCAAAGCTACTACAAGTACAGTTCCTGGTGTCACCTCACAGGCTGCCACTCAAATTGTGACTATTGATGCCGTAGGTAATCTTTACGTAGAAAAACAGCCTGTACAACGAGATCAGCTAGCACAAAGCTTAAGGCAATATCTCCAAGCCAACCCCAGTGGGATTTTAGTGCTAAATGCATCACGCACAGCCACCTACAATGATGTGATTACAATCTTAGACTTGATGCGGCAAGTGGGTGGCGATCGCGTATCCTTGGGAATTATACCAGGCCCATCTCAACTACCCAACGACTCATTTAATCCACCCAATTTTCCCATGAGTCCGGGAGCCGTACCGGCACCAGTTCCGGGGGTAAATCCTGAGATGATGACCCCAGTTTTCCCCAACGAACTAGCGCCCCAAGTACCTGTAGCACCTGAAACAACTCCTACCCCTTAA
- a CDS encoding phage holin family protein yields the protein MNIVTLLIVWVVTSISLLIISKLPLGVEVDSPKKAFFSAAVLGIVTAVVRPILSLIFTVPNLLTLDLLSGIFTFMIAVVCFSIAAWLVEGFRLRFGIWSAVLGAFTLTIINSLIYKLLGV from the coding sequence ATGAATATTGTGACGCTTTTAATTGTTTGGGTAGTAACATCTATCAGCTTGTTGATTATTAGTAAACTGCCTTTGGGAGTTGAAGTTGACTCTCCCAAAAAAGCCTTTTTTTCGGCGGCAGTTCTCGGTATTGTCACAGCAGTAGTGAGACCAATTTTAAGCCTCATATTTACAGTACCAAACTTACTGACATTGGATTTGTTATCCGGCATTTTCACATTTATGATTGCCGTGGTCTGTTTTAGTATCGCGGCTTGGTTAGTCGAGGGGTTTCGCCTCCGTTTTGGCATCTGGAGTGCTGTACTAGGGGCTTTTACCCTGACGATCATCAACAGCCTGATCTACAAATTATTAGGCGTGTAA
- a CDS encoding DUF262 domain-containing protein has protein sequence MYKEPMNYDIKTSESPRLEVEYYGADFPVDTLVKRMEDEEFIIPEFQRKYVWKEEEASRFIETLLLGLPSPALFLAKDKFSKKYLVIDGQQRLKTLQYFFQESFSNGKNKVFKLKGVVPQLEGLTYSTLPPSERRDLDNAIIHCIIISENYDPRGMFYLFERLNTTGTPLKAQEIRNALYHGSFSELLQDLSKNEIWRELYGKEDIRANEQEHILRFLALHFDLENYSGDMINFLNQFMLKNKDLDIISENEIKNIFFKTISFLKNCIGTKVFYEKKSFNILFDTVMLLTAQELEKGLECSKFKKFYELLIHDKHFWSLAKPSTTSKKNLMTRLEDVRELYRNTQL, from the coding sequence ATGTATAAAGAACCTATGAACTACGATATAAAAACAAGCGAAAGTCCCAGGCTAGAAGTAGAATATTACGGTGCTGACTTTCCTGTTGATACATTAGTGAAACGGATGGAAGACGAAGAATTTATTATTCCAGAGTTTCAGAGAAAGTATGTTTGGAAAGAAGAAGAAGCATCACGCTTTATTGAAACCTTGCTACTTGGTCTTCCTAGTCCTGCACTCTTTCTCGCTAAAGATAAGTTTTCTAAAAAATATCTTGTTATAGATGGACAGCAACGGCTGAAAACTTTGCAGTATTTCTTTCAAGAATCTTTTTCTAATGGGAAAAATAAAGTATTTAAGCTTAAAGGTGTTGTCCCACAGTTAGAAGGCTTAACTTATTCCACATTACCTCCATCGGAGCGACGTGACCTTGACAATGCAATAATCCACTGCATAATCATATCTGAAAATTATGATCCGCGTGGAATGTTTTATCTATTTGAACGACTTAATACTACTGGGACTCCCTTAAAAGCGCAGGAAATTCGGAATGCTCTTTATCATGGTTCTTTTAGCGAATTGCTTCAAGATTTATCAAAAAATGAAATCTGGAGAGAGCTTTATGGTAAGGAAGATATTCGCGCTAATGAACAAGAGCATATTTTAAGATTTTTGGCTCTACATTTCGATTTAGAAAATTATTCAGGTGATATGATCAATTTTTTAAATCAATTTATGTTAAAAAATAAAGATTTAGATATAATTTCCGAAAACGAGATAAAAAATATATTTTTCAAAACAATATCTTTCCTCAAAAATTGTATAGGAACTAAAGTTTTTTATGAGAAAAAATCATTCAACATTCTTTTTGATACCGTCATGCTTCTAACTGCTCAAGAGTTAGAAAAAGGTTTGGAATGTTCAAAATTTAAAAAATTTTACGAATTGCTGATTCATGACAAGCATTTCTGGTCATTAGCTAAACCCTCGACCACAAGTAAAAAAAATCTCATGACGAGGCTGGAGGATGTTAGAGAGCTTTATAGAAATACGCAGTTATGA
- a CDS encoding YgfZ/GcvT domain-containing protein: protein MPTSAIDVKDAAAIQAATEGVAVCDRSHWGRIRVSNDDRIRFLHNQSTNDFQSLKPGQGCDTVMVSSTARTIDLVSAYVLEDAVLLLTSPSRRQALFQWLDRYIFYADKVQLQDVTDETSTFSLIGAKSDSIIEKLGAGSIIGQPYGNHLLLEGGVIVAVGSGLAEPGYTLILPSSEKEQVWQKILELGAVELSDRAWDMLRILQGRPAPDAELTDDYNPLEVGLWQTISFNKGCYIGQETIARLNTYKGVKQYLWGIRLNAPASVGSAITIGDEKVGKLTSYTETANGHFGLGYIRSKAGGVGLKVQVGEVEGEIVEIPFVSHQYPE from the coding sequence ATGCCAACATCTGCAATTGACGTTAAAGACGCAGCAGCTATCCAAGCCGCAACAGAAGGGGTTGCTGTATGCGATCGCTCTCATTGGGGACGCATCCGTGTTTCTAACGATGACCGTATCAGGTTTTTACACAATCAAAGCACTAACGATTTTCAAAGCCTCAAGCCAGGACAAGGCTGTGATACCGTGATGGTTTCATCCACCGCCCGGACGATTGACCTAGTGAGCGCCTATGTTTTAGAGGATGCAGTGTTGTTGCTGACTTCCCCTAGCCGTCGTCAAGCTCTCTTTCAATGGCTGGATCGCTACATCTTTTATGCTGATAAAGTGCAACTGCAAGATGTCACAGATGAAACATCAACCTTCAGCCTCATCGGTGCAAAAAGTGACAGTATTATAGAAAAGCTGGGTGCTGGCTCAATCATCGGTCAACCCTACGGTAATCATCTCTTACTTGAAGGTGGGGTAATAGTGGCTGTGGGTAGTGGATTGGCGGAACCTGGATATACGCTGATTTTGCCAAGTTCCGAAAAAGAGCAAGTATGGCAAAAGATTTTAGAATTAGGGGCGGTAGAATTGAGCGATCGCGCTTGGGATATGTTACGTATTCTACAAGGGCGACCAGCCCCAGATGCGGAACTGACAGATGATTACAATCCCTTAGAAGTCGGTTTATGGCAAACAATTTCTTTTAACAAAGGTTGCTATATCGGTCAAGAAACCATCGCCCGATTAAATACATATAAAGGTGTAAAACAATACCTCTGGGGTATCCGCTTGAATGCACCTGCATCAGTTGGTAGTGCGATTACGATTGGAGATGAAAAAGTTGGTAAGCTGACCAGTTATACTGAAACTGCTAATGGTCATTTTGGACTAGGTTACATTCGCAGCAAAGCTGGCGGTGTTGGCTTAAAAGTCCAAGTAGGAGAAGTTGAAGGTGAAATAGTAGAAATACCGTTTGTTTCTCATCAATACCCTGAATAA
- a CDS encoding chromophore lyase CpcT/CpeT — MSFAPNLIALGEYLAGKFDNQEQALADSAWFVHLHLWQRPVDLFTEDSITLFAEQANIVNLDHPYRQRIMRLMSGRSPDAPLQLQYYMFKDPSAFSGAGRNPALLKTLTVDQLDLLPGCILTVTETLAANSYQFTATQPPNTRCCFTYLNQTVQVSLGFVATAVEFHSYDKGIDSDTGKATWGAILGPYRYTKREQY, encoded by the coding sequence ATGAGTTTTGCGCCAAATTTAATTGCCCTGGGTGAGTATTTAGCTGGTAAATTTGATAATCAAGAACAAGCTTTAGCAGATTCCGCTTGGTTTGTCCATTTACATCTTTGGCAAAGACCAGTGGATCTGTTTACAGAAGACAGTATCACCTTGTTTGCCGAGCAAGCTAATATTGTCAACTTAGACCATCCCTATCGCCAGCGAATTATGCGGTTGATGTCGGGGCGCAGTCCTGATGCACCCTTGCAGCTACAGTACTATATGTTTAAAGATCCCAGTGCCTTCAGTGGTGCAGGACGTAATCCGGCTTTACTCAAAACATTGACGGTGGATCAATTAGATTTACTACCAGGCTGCATCCTTACAGTTACAGAAACATTAGCTGCCAACAGCTATCAGTTTACTGCTACTCAACCGCCAAATACTCGTTGCTGCTTTACTTATCTGAACCAGACTGTCCAAGTTTCTTTGGGATTTGTCGCCACAGCCGTAGAGTTCCACAGCTACGATAAAGGAATTGACTCGGATACGGGCAAAGCCACCTGGGGAGCCATTTTAGGCCCTTATCGCTACACAAAACGAGAACAGTATTGA
- a CDS encoding YkvA family protein: protein MNFSIQSLYTWYRNLLRNPKYRWWVILGTLVYILSPIDFVPDFIPIFGQVDDVLVLSVLFTELSGLAIAALKARKGSEEPSAETVDVDAVSVK, encoded by the coding sequence ATGAATTTTTCAATCCAATCACTGTACACCTGGTATCGGAATTTGCTGCGGAATCCCAAGTACCGTTGGTGGGTAATTTTAGGAACACTGGTTTATATTCTCAGCCCCATAGATTTTGTACCTGACTTTATACCCATTTTCGGACAAGTTGATGACGTTTTAGTTTTGTCTGTGCTTTTTACTGAGTTGTCTGGGTTGGCGATCGCTGCTTTGAAGGCTCGCAAGGGTTCTGAAGAACCTAGTGCTGAAACTGTTGATGTTGATGCTGTGTCTGTTAAGTAG
- the trmB gene encoding tRNA (guanosine(46)-N7)-methyltransferase TrmB has translation MAVVRVRQHVNPLAKKYQTPANALEWEKVYPQPTQPLHLDIGCAKGRFLVQMAQIETNWNFLGLEIREPLVVEANQLRGELGLTNLHYLFCNVNNSLRSLLSSLPTGTLQRVTIQFPDPWFKNRHAKRRVVQPELVAELAHYLAVGGIVFLQSDIEFVAVEMRDRFAENAAFEQLGTEEWLTQNPLPVATEREIGTQNKGEPVYRAIFVKKSSVP, from the coding sequence TTGGCAGTAGTCCGAGTCCGCCAACACGTAAATCCACTGGCAAAAAAGTATCAAACGCCAGCAAATGCCCTAGAATGGGAAAAAGTTTATCCACAGCCAACCCAACCACTACATCTAGATATTGGCTGCGCTAAGGGCAGGTTTTTGGTGCAAATGGCGCAGATAGAAACCAACTGGAATTTCCTGGGTTTGGAAATTCGGGAACCGTTGGTGGTGGAGGCGAATCAGTTACGCGGTGAGTTGGGTTTAACTAATCTCCATTATTTATTTTGCAATGTGAATAACTCATTGCGCTCGCTGTTATCTTCTCTACCTACAGGGACTTTACAGCGTGTCACCATTCAATTTCCCGATCCTTGGTTTAAAAACCGCCATGCGAAACGCCGGGTAGTACAACCGGAATTAGTGGCAGAATTAGCTCATTATCTGGCGGTTGGGGGAATTGTGTTTCTGCAATCAGATATTGAGTTTGTCGCTGTAGAAATGCGCGATCGCTTTGCCGAAAATGCCGCTTTTGAGCAACTGGGGACAGAAGAATGGTTAACACAAAACCCTTTACCAGTGGCGACAGAACGGGAAATAGGGACTCAAAACAAAGGTGAACCAGTTTATCGGGCTATTTTTGTCAAAAAATCTTCAGTACCCTAA